One part of the Moorena sp. SIOASIH genome encodes these proteins:
- a CDS encoding acyl carrier protein produces the protein MSKEQVLKLIRKYTREVAPELEEAPLESTDSLKNLGIDSVNRAEIIMMVMEDLSLNIPRIELAGANNIGELADLFAAKL, from the coding sequence ATGAGCAAAGAACAAGTACTCAAACTCATTAGAAAATACACTCGTGAAGTAGCACCAGAATTAGAAGAAGCCCCCCTAGAATCAACTGATAGCTTAAAAAACTTAGGCATTGATTCAGTTAATCGGGCAGAAATTATCATGATGGTGATGGAGGATTTATCCTTGAATATTCCCCGCATTGAATTGGCTGGAGCCAATAATATTGGGGAACTCGCTGATTTATTTGCGGCGAAATTATAG
- a CDS encoding hydroxymethylglutaryl-CoA synthase family protein: MPSATVLLLAASIQLYYWARSKAMQSVGIEALSVYGGAAQLDVRKLVQARQLDISRFDNLMMKEKAVSLPYEDPVSYAVNAAKPIIDRLSNADKQRIEMVITCSESGIDFGKSMSTYIQEYLGLSRNCRMFELKQACYSGTAGLQMAINLILSQTFPGVKALVIATDISRFLVAEGGEALSEDWSFAEPSSGAGAVALLVSDTPYIFQIDVGCNGYYGYEVMDTCRPNPDSEAGDADLSLLSYLDCCENAYRHYQNRVEGVDYQASFDYLSFHTPFGGMVKGAHRNMMRRLKKAKPAEIEADFQRRVMPGLVYCQQVGNIMGATLFLSLASTIDNGDFSTPRRIGMFSYGSGCCSEFYSGVVIPEGKQIQAQQGISSQLADRYSLSMEEYEQLLYHSSAVAFGTRNVTLDYQLFPGVWKQIAGKGRLVLKAIKEFHREYEWV, encoded by the coding sequence ATGCCATCAGCAACAGTTTTGCTTTTGGCGGCATCAATACAGCTCTATTACTGGGCAAGGAGTAAAGCTATGCAATCAGTTGGCATTGAAGCTCTCAGTGTATATGGAGGTGCAGCTCAATTAGATGTGCGTAAGCTGGTACAAGCGCGTCAGTTGGACATCTCACGCTTTGACAATCTAATGATGAAAGAGAAAGCAGTTTCTCTGCCCTATGAAGATCCAGTTTCCTATGCGGTTAATGCCGCCAAGCCCATCATTGATCGCTTGAGTAATGCTGACAAGCAGCGCATAGAAATGGTGATTACTTGCAGCGAGTCAGGCATTGACTTTGGCAAATCGATGAGCACCTATATTCAGGAGTATTTGGGCTTAAGTCGTAACTGTCGCATGTTTGAACTCAAGCAAGCTTGCTACTCAGGAACAGCAGGCTTACAGATGGCCATCAACTTGATTCTGTCCCAAACCTTTCCTGGAGTCAAAGCCTTAGTTATCGCCACCGATATCTCTCGGTTTCTGGTTGCGGAGGGAGGGGAAGCTCTTAGTGAAGATTGGTCTTTTGCGGAACCAAGTAGTGGTGCTGGGGCAGTGGCTCTTTTAGTCAGTGATACTCCCTACATTTTTCAAATTGATGTGGGCTGCAACGGCTACTATGGTTATGAAGTCATGGATACCTGTAGACCTAATCCTGATTCAGAAGCAGGAGATGCTGACTTATCCTTACTTTCTTACCTAGACTGTTGCGAAAATGCCTACCGACATTATCAGAACCGAGTCGAAGGGGTAGATTACCAAGCAAGTTTTGACTACTTGAGTTTTCATACCCCTTTTGGTGGTATGGTTAAAGGGGCTCATAGAAATATGATGCGTAGGTTAAAAAAAGCTAAACCTGCCGAGATTGAAGCGGACTTCCAAAGGAGGGTAATGCCGGGATTAGTATACTGCCAACAGGTAGGCAATATTATGGGGGCAACCTTGTTTTTATCTCTAGCTAGTACTATCGACAATGGGGACTTCAGTACCCCTCGCAGAATTGGGATGTTTTCCTATGGTTCTGGTTGTTGTTCCGAATTTTATAGTGGGGTTGTGATTCCAGAAGGAAAGCAAATTCAAGCTCAACAAGGTATATCATCCCAATTAGCAGACCGCTACTCTTTGAGTATGGAGGAATATGAGCAATTACTCTATCATAGTAGTGCAGTTGCCTTTGGCACCAGAAACGTTACCTTAGACTATCAACTTTTCCCTGGAGTCTGGAAACAAATAGCAGGAAAGGGTCGGTTGGTCTTAAAAGCAATCAAGGAATTTCACCGAGAATATGAATGGGTATAG
- a CDS encoding type I polyketide synthase: MMNKEPIAIIGMGCRFPGAKNPEAFWELLCNGIDAITEVPASRWDNELFYDADISKPGKTNSRWGGFLEQVDRFDPHFFGISPRETQTMDPQQRLLLELAWEALEDAGQPPEELAGTPTGVFMGVSSFDYYELIAQNTSNFSTYTGTGNLNCINANRLSYFFDFHGPSMAIDTACSSSLVAVHLACQSLWSGESTLALVGGVHIVTSPWMSVAYAQGGFMAADGRCKTFDAKADGYVRSEGAGLVILKPLSQALANRDRIYALVKGSAVNQDGYSNGLTAPNPLAQEAVLRAAYKNAGISPGQVQYIEAHGTGTKLGDPMEMKALGAVLSQDRAPGDYCAVGSAKTNIGHLEAPAGIAGLIKVALSLYYRQIPPSLHFNEPNPYIKFDKLPLRVQETLTPWPEKSIPAIAGVSSFGFGGTNSHVVLAEVENRELLTVNPPKEGSIEEEGLEPPVHLLTLSAKKEAALDELVTSYKNHLQKHPELAIEDVCYTANVGRSHFQYRLAVVTKSTEHLEEQLKATAEGEETPGVLKGQKIGRKRPKVAFLFTGQGSQYVNMGRQLYQTNSIFRQALDQCDQILGSYLEHPLLEVLYPQDTPNSNSSLLDQTAYTQPALFALEYALCKLWESWGIKPKVVMGHSVGEYVAATVAGVFSLEDGLKLIALRGRLMQQLPAGGEMVSLMAPESRVIEAISDYTNQVAIAAVNGPESVVISGEAAAIGAIVNKLESESIKTKQLQVSHAFHSPLITPILAEFAAVAQQITYHQPKIPVISNVTGTIADKSIATADYWVEHVVKPVRFVAGIKTLAEQDIGIFLEIGPKPVLLGMGRECLLESKKLWLPSLRSGKPESLQMLQSLGQLYVQGIKVDWLGFYQDNAPKKIVLPTYPWQRKRYWISALEQYKNQDNSGRGDAETRGSGEGKSHENLTSPQEIATKEESRLQQPKLRLSNPALLSFPKTTVAKQQLAKRELAQLRVPLIQAEPAQLNQAYLEAENQDIILNQEPTKEPETMNREQIEQLKQEYEEKGYCQIKKIFDFSEIKRIQETLEQAKQTSDISKEKVTLKLGGIDDIDTNDHAYDLVKYDFVSSFIQEKLALLNYITGKNLMIMHNAMFSVEPNRKGLPWHVGVGSFSFTKTEDFGASIWIPLDKITKEYRGGMQYVPLKRFPGQFYYTVFDLHLKNNIKWDESQGDLNEYVANANTIYNKITEDVIDYTIKDAYEEDEYDLGDAFFFNKYVLHQSVPLKPGLHKIRRAFVIRLVDYDTRVDEERLGLFSKYSQLHSRYYKTLPRYNKDSVLVMVSRAVQKGLKSPYLRDIPHVQQTLPERIATGAISFDETPSISSPLGSVPQTQQPLETLQPLPQPQVSQQPLKNLQPLSQPQVNPSEVKQVLKEQLAEALYTEESEIAEDQKFVDLGLDSIVGVEWTTTINQTYNLNLKATKLYDYPTLLELAAYIAQTLASQGTKPQVSQQPLKTLQPLPQPQVNLSEIKQVLKQQLAEALYTEESEIAEDQKFVDLGLDSIVGVEWTTTINQTYNLNLKATKLYDYPTLLELAAYIAQTLASQGTKPQVSQQPLKTLQPLPQPQVNLSEVKQVLKQQLAEALYTEESEIAEDQKFVDLGLDSIVGVEWTTTINQTYNLNLKATKLYDYPTLLELAAYIAQEITATGSSKLPQGNGNGGYSQESSPNHASQGDSSEEMSQKVRLRAILNKVANNELTVQEANQLVQQLKQQVTV; the protein is encoded by the coding sequence ATGATGAATAAAGAACCAATAGCAATAATAGGAATGGGATGTCGTTTTCCAGGAGCTAAAAATCCAGAAGCTTTCTGGGAATTACTATGCAATGGTATAGACGCCATTACCGAAGTACCAGCTTCTCGGTGGGATAACGAATTATTTTATGACGCCGACATCTCCAAGCCAGGGAAAACGAACAGTCGGTGGGGTGGCTTTCTAGAGCAAGTAGATCGATTTGACCCGCATTTTTTTGGTATTTCTCCCCGAGAAACCCAAACAATGGACCCCCAACAACGGCTATTGCTGGAACTAGCTTGGGAAGCCTTAGAAGACGCTGGACAACCACCAGAAGAATTGGCAGGTACACCCACAGGGGTATTCATGGGGGTATCAAGCTTCGACTACTACGAACTCATCGCCCAAAACACCAGTAATTTTAGTACCTATACAGGCACAGGTAACTTAAATTGTATTAACGCCAATCGCCTCTCATACTTTTTCGACTTCCACGGACCGAGCATGGCCATAGATACTGCCTGTTCCTCATCCCTGGTAGCAGTACACTTAGCTTGCCAAAGCCTGTGGAGTGGAGAATCTACCCTAGCTTTGGTGGGAGGCGTACATATTGTGACATCCCCGTGGATGTCGGTAGCCTATGCCCAAGGAGGATTTATGGCTGCTGACGGTAGGTGTAAAACCTTTGATGCCAAAGCTGATGGTTATGTGCGTAGTGAGGGTGCGGGGTTAGTGATACTTAAACCACTATCTCAAGCCCTGGCTAATAGAGACCGCATCTATGCCTTAGTCAAGGGAAGCGCCGTTAACCAAGATGGATACAGCAACGGGCTAACAGCCCCCAATCCCTTAGCACAGGAAGCGGTTTTACGAGCAGCATACAAAAATGCAGGTATTTCACCAGGTCAGGTTCAGTATATAGAAGCCCACGGAACAGGGACAAAACTGGGAGACCCGATGGAGATGAAAGCCTTAGGAGCAGTGCTATCTCAAGATCGTGCTCCTGGTGACTACTGTGCAGTGGGTTCAGCAAAAACCAATATCGGACATTTAGAAGCACCAGCAGGCATTGCCGGATTAATTAAAGTGGCGCTGTCACTATACTATCGCCAGATTCCACCTAGTCTGCATTTTAACGAACCCAATCCTTATATTAAGTTCGATAAACTGCCGTTGCGAGTACAGGAAACTCTCACACCTTGGCCAGAAAAGTCAATACCAGCAATTGCCGGTGTGAGTTCCTTTGGTTTTGGGGGCACAAACTCCCATGTCGTGTTGGCAGAAGTGGAGAATAGGGAACTCTTAACAGTGAACCCTCCCAAGGAGGGGAGCATAGAAGAAGAAGGGTTAGAACCTCCGGTTCATCTGCTAACGCTTTCGGCGAAAAAAGAAGCAGCTCTAGATGAGTTAGTAACCAGTTATAAGAACCACCTGCAAAAACATCCAGAATTGGCAATAGAAGATGTTTGTTACACAGCCAATGTGGGGCGATCGCACTTCCAATATCGCCTCGCTGTTGTCACCAAATCGACAGAGCATTTAGAGGAACAATTAAAGGCTACGGCAGAAGGAGAGGAAACACCAGGAGTTCTGAAGGGTCAAAAGATTGGTCGCAAGCGTCCCAAAGTAGCCTTCCTGTTTACAGGTCAAGGTTCCCAGTATGTAAATATGGGAAGGCAACTGTATCAAACTAACTCTATTTTCCGTCAAGCTTTAGATCAATGTGACCAAATCTTAGGTTCCTATCTAGAACATCCCCTCTTAGAAGTTCTCTATCCTCAAGATACACCAAACTCAAATTCTTCTCTACTAGACCAAACTGCCTATACCCAACCGGCACTGTTTGCCCTAGAATATGCCTTGTGCAAGTTATGGGAATCTTGGGGTATTAAGCCCAAGGTGGTGATGGGCCACAGTGTGGGAGAATATGTGGCAGCAACTGTAGCCGGAGTATTTAGTTTAGAAGATGGCTTGAAATTAATTGCCCTGCGGGGAAGGTTAATGCAGCAATTACCCGCTGGTGGCGAGATGGTTTCTTTGATGGCACCAGAATCTCGGGTAATAGAGGCAATCTCTGATTACACCAACCAAGTGGCAATTGCTGCCGTCAATGGACCAGAAAGTGTGGTCATTTCTGGGGAAGCAGCAGCGATTGGAGCTATTGTCAACAAACTAGAATCAGAATCGATTAAGACGAAACAGCTACAGGTATCCCACGCTTTCCATTCTCCCTTGATCACACCAATCTTGGCAGAGTTTGCCGCAGTAGCCCAGCAAATCACCTACCATCAACCAAAGATACCTGTAATATCCAACGTCACAGGAACTATAGCAGACAAGAGCATTGCTACAGCTGACTATTGGGTAGAGCATGTAGTTAAACCAGTCAGGTTTGTCGCAGGTATCAAGACTTTGGCAGAACAAGATATTGGTATCTTCTTAGAAATTGGTCCTAAACCAGTTTTGCTCGGCATGGGACGGGAATGTCTGCTGGAAAGCAAAAAACTCTGGTTGCCAAGTTTGCGTTCTGGTAAGCCAGAGTCGTTACAAATGCTGCAAAGTTTGGGGCAGTTATATGTACAGGGAATCAAGGTTGACTGGTTAGGATTTTACCAGGATAATGCTCCCAAAAAAATCGTGTTACCGACTTATCCCTGGCAACGAAAAAGATATTGGATAAGTGCTCTTGAGCAATACAAAAATCAAGATAACAGTGGACGCGGGGACGCGGAAACACGGGGAAGCGGAGAAGGTAAATCCCACGAAAATTTAACCTCACCCCAGGAAATAGCAACTAAGGAAGAGTCAAGATTACAGCAACCAAAACTGAGATTATCCAACCCAGCGCTACTGTCTTTCCCAAAAACTACAGTAGCCAAACAACAACTAGCCAAAAGAGAGTTGGCTCAATTGAGAGTTCCACTGATTCAGGCAGAACCTGCTCAACTGAATCAAGCTTATCTTGAAGCGGAAAATCAAGATATTATTCTTAACCAAGAACCAACCAAGGAGCCAGAAACGATGAACCGGGAACAAATTGAACAACTCAAACAAGAATATGAAGAAAAGGGATACTGTCAAATCAAAAAAATATTTGATTTTTCTGAAATAAAAAGAATTCAAGAGACATTGGAGCAGGCCAAACAGACAAGCGATATATCCAAGGAAAAAGTAACTTTGAAACTGGGGGGGATTGATGATATTGACACCAATGATCATGCTTATGACTTGGTGAAATACGATTTTGTCTCTTCTTTTATCCAAGAAAAGCTGGCTCTGCTGAATTACATCACCGGCAAAAACTTGATGATCATGCACAATGCCATGTTTTCGGTGGAACCAAACCGTAAAGGATTGCCTTGGCATGTGGGAGTCGGTTCGTTTTCATTTACCAAAACCGAAGACTTTGGTGCTTCCATCTGGATACCCTTAGATAAAATAACTAAAGAATATCGAGGTGGCATGCAATATGTACCGCTCAAAAGATTTCCCGGTCAGTTTTATTACACTGTTTTTGACTTACATTTAAAAAATAATATTAAGTGGGATGAATCCCAAGGAGATTTGAATGAATACGTGGCGAATGCCAATACTATTTATAATAAAATCACTGAAGATGTGATCGATTATACGATTAAAGATGCTTATGAAGAAGACGAGTATGACCTAGGGGATGCCTTTTTCTTCAATAAATACGTCTTACATCAATCAGTTCCCTTAAAACCTGGTCTACATAAGATACGTCGTGCTTTTGTGATTCGACTGGTAGACTATGATACGCGGGTGGATGAGGAACGGTTGGGTTTATTCTCAAAATATTCTCAATTGCATTCGAGATACTACAAAACCCTACCTCGTTACAACAAAGATAGTGTCTTAGTGATGGTTTCCCGTGCTGTCCAGAAGGGGCTAAAATCTCCCTATTTACGAGACATCCCTCATGTGCAACAAACCTTACCAGAAAGGATTGCCACTGGAGCTATTAGTTTTGACGAAACACCAAGCATTTCTTCTCCTTTAGGCTCAGTTCCTCAAACTCAGCAACCTTTGGAAACCTTACAACCGCTGCCTCAACCCCAGGTTAGTCAGCAGCCTTTAAAAAACCTACAACCATTGTCTCAACCCCAGGTGAATCCATCAGAGGTTAAGCAGGTTCTCAAAGAACAGTTGGCTGAAGCGCTGTATACAGAAGAGAGCGAAATTGCCGAAGACCAGAAATTTGTTGATTTAGGCTTAGACTCAATCGTTGGAGTGGAATGGACAACCACGATTAATCAAACCTACAACTTAAACCTCAAAGCCACCAAGTTGTATGATTATCCTACTTTATTAGAGCTAGCAGCATATATTGCCCAAACCTTGGCAAGTCAGGGTACAAAACCCCAGGTTAGTCAGCAGCCTTTGAAAACCCTACAACCATTGCCTCAACCCCAGGTAAACCTATCAGAAATCAAGCAAGTTCTCAAACAGCAGTTAGCGGAAGCACTGTATACAGAAGAGAGTGAAATTGCCGAAGACCAGAAATTTGTTGATTTAGGCTTAGACTCAATCGTTGGAGTGGAATGGACAACCACGATTAATCAAACCTACAACTTAAACCTCAAAGCCACCAAGTTGTATGATTATCCTACTTTATTAGAGCTAGCAGCATATATTGCCCAAACCTTGGCAAGTCAGGGTACAAAACCCCAGGTTAGTCAGCAGCCTTTGAAAACCCTACAACCATTGCCTCAACCCCAGGTAAACCTATCAGAGGTTAAGCAGGTTCTAAAACAGCAGCTAGCGGAAGCACTGTATACAGAAGAGAGTGAAATTGCCGAAGACCAGAAATTTGTTGATTTAGGCTTAGACTCAATCGTCGGAGTGGAATGGACAACCACGATTAATCAAACCTACAACTTAAACCTCAAAGCCACCAAGTTGTATGATTATCCTACTTTATTAGAGCTAGCAGCATATATTGCCCAAGAAATTACTGCTACCGGCAGCAGTAAATTACCCCAAGGTAATGGCAATGGAGGTTATAGCCAAGAATCTTCGCCAAATCATGCTTCACAGGGAGATTCTTCAGAGGAGATGAGTCAAAAAGTACGCTTACGTGCGATCCTCAATAAGGTGGCCAATAATGAGTTGACTGTCCAGGAGGCAAACCAACTGGTTCAACAACTCAAACAACAGGTTACAGTTTAG
- a CDS encoding beta-ketoacyl synthase N-terminal-like domain-containing protein → MNDDIKITGMGIVTPIAQGVHPFREALLSGKTQFGYLQRPGREKPSKPFIGAELPELDVRNLFPKHSGLLRSATWSGQIALLAVAEAWEDAKLTSNQVNPERIGLVIGGSNLQQRHLQQTWQRYQSRPEFIRPTYGLTVWDTDILGLLSQYFQIQGEGYTVGGASAGGAVAIIHAARQILMGVTDISIAVGSLFDICAYECQGLMNLGAMGSERFADNPELACRPFDHNHDGFIYGEGCGVLVLERANHAQARGVVSQGKLLGWGFNLAGNRSPEPSQTGEKRAMKTALAMADLKPEQIDYVNTHGTGSPLGDRTEVAALKSTGLNHCLLNSTKSLTGHCLTAAGVIEAIATLLQMNSNFCHPTHNLINPVDDSLNWVKETAVQGEIQYAISNSFAFGGINTALLLGKE, encoded by the coding sequence ATGAATGACGACATCAAGATCACTGGTATGGGCATTGTTACCCCCATTGCCCAAGGAGTTCACCCTTTTCGGGAAGCCCTATTATCGGGCAAAACTCAATTTGGTTATCTGCAACGACCAGGAAGGGAAAAACCTAGTAAACCATTTATTGGTGCAGAACTGCCAGAGCTTGATGTCAGAAATCTATTTCCTAAACACAGTGGATTGTTACGCAGTGCAACCTGGAGTGGGCAAATTGCCCTGCTCGCTGTTGCTGAAGCTTGGGAAGATGCTAAACTGACCTCTAACCAAGTCAACCCCGAACGTATTGGCTTAGTCATCGGTGGCTCCAATCTACAACAACGTCATCTGCAACAAACCTGGCAACGTTATCAATCACGTCCAGAATTTATCCGACCCACTTATGGACTAACAGTTTGGGATACGGATATTTTGGGTTTACTTTCCCAGTATTTTCAGATTCAAGGAGAAGGTTATACCGTAGGTGGAGCATCTGCTGGTGGAGCAGTAGCTATCATTCATGCAGCTCGTCAAATTTTAATGGGGGTGACTGATATTAGTATTGCCGTTGGTAGTCTCTTTGATATCTGTGCTTATGAATGTCAAGGACTAATGAATTTGGGAGCTATGGGTAGTGAACGTTTTGCTGATAACCCAGAGCTTGCCTGTAGACCATTTGACCACAACCATGACGGTTTTATCTATGGCGAGGGTTGTGGAGTTTTAGTCCTAGAAAGAGCTAATCACGCTCAAGCAAGAGGAGTAGTTTCCCAGGGCAAACTCCTTGGTTGGGGCTTCAATTTAGCTGGCAATCGTAGTCCTGAACCATCTCAAACCGGTGAAAAACGAGCGATGAAGACAGCTTTAGCCATGGCAGACTTAAAACCAGAGCAAATTGATTATGTCAATACTCATGGTACCGGCTCGCCCCTTGGTGACAGGACAGAAGTAGCTGCCTTAAAATCCACAGGACTTAACCATTGTCTTCTCAATTCAACTAAGTCTTTGACCGGTCACTGTTTAACTGCTGCTGGAGTTATCGAAGCGATCGCTACTTTATTACAAATGAACTCTAATTTTTGTCATCCAACCCACAATTTGATTAACCCCGTTGATGATAGCCTCAATTGGGTTAAAGAAACTGCTGTTCAAGGGGAAATTCAATATGCCATCAGCAACAGTTTTGCTTTTGGCGGCATCAATACAGCTCTATTACTGGGCAAGGAGTAA
- a CDS encoding acyl carrier protein, whose amino-acid sequence MENLTVETENLTIVDNGSIENKNQPTVDEVQEWLISYLSQLLDLEIEEISTSTSFNRYGLDSSASISLTSDFGDWIGKEIDPTILYSYPTIEAMAEHFGG is encoded by the coding sequence ATGGAAAACTTAACAGTAGAGACCGAAAACCTGACTATTGTAGATAATGGAAGTATAGAGAATAAGAATCAACCCACAGTAGATGAGGTTCAGGAGTGGTTGATTTCTTATCTGTCACAACTATTAGATCTAGAAATTGAAGAAATATCGACAAGCACTTCTTTTAATCGTTACGGTCTAGATTCTTCAGCATCAATATCTTTAACAAGCGATTTCGGGGATTGGATAGGAAAAGAAATAGACCCGACAATCCTGTATAGTTACCCCACAATAGAAGCTATGGCAGAGCACTTTGGTGGATAA
- the iscB gene encoding RNA-guided endonuclease IscB, producing the protein MRVFVLDKNLKPLDPCRPARARLLLKQGRAKVFRRYPFTIILPDLEVENCTTHNHQLKIDPGAKTTGLAIRQGNTVIWGAEITHRGFQIRDALTSRRQLRSFRRNRKTRYRKARFLNRKRSEGWLAPSLMSRVHNILTWVKKLVRFCPITGISQELVRFDTKKMENPEISGTEYQQGTLYGYEIREYLLEKWNRKCAYCGTTNVQLEIEHIKPKSLGGSDRVSNLAIACRDCNQAKGNQEIKQFLSGKPDILKRILSQAKRSLADAAAVNSTRWKLYNELKLTGLPVKTGSGGQTKYNRRRFSLPKTHWLDAACVGDVQSIFVEDYQILSIVAKGHGTRQICRTDKFGFPKRYCSRTKIHKGFQTGDIVKAVVTKGKKIGTYVGRVATRKTGSFNILTTNGLIQGISHKYCIPIHKKDGYAYQINTLSSLSSHR; encoded by the coding sequence ATGCGTGTTTTTGTACTCGATAAAAACCTTAAGCCACTAGATCCTTGCCGTCCTGCCAGAGCCAGATTATTGCTCAAGCAAGGTAGAGCAAAAGTATTTAGAAGGTATCCATTTACAATCATCTTGCCAGATTTGGAGGTGGAAAACTGCACGACTCATAATCACCAGTTAAAAATTGACCCAGGTGCAAAAACAACAGGCTTAGCAATCCGGCAAGGCAACACTGTTATCTGGGGTGCTGAAATAACGCATCGTGGATTCCAAATCCGAGACGCTCTAACTTCAAGACGGCAACTAAGAAGTTTTCGCCGTAATCGTAAAACTCGTTATAGAAAAGCTCGCTTTCTTAATCGGAAACGTTCAGAGGGATGGTTGGCTCCTAGTTTAATGTCTAGAGTTCATAACATTCTGACTTGGGTTAAAAAACTGGTTCGGTTTTGCCCCATCACTGGTATTTCCCAGGAGTTGGTACGGTTTGATACTAAAAAGATGGAGAATCCGGAGATATCCGGCACTGAGTATCAACAAGGTACTTTATACGGTTACGAAATTCGAGAATACTTACTTGAAAAATGGAATCGAAAATGTGCTTATTGTGGCACAACAAATGTCCAATTAGAAATTGAGCACATTAAACCAAAGTCTTTAGGTGGTTCAGACAGAGTTAGCAACCTAGCAATAGCTTGTCGCGATTGTAACCAGGCTAAAGGGAACCAGGAGATTAAACAATTCTTGTCAGGAAAACCTGATATTTTGAAACGAATCCTGTCTCAGGCTAAACGATCGTTAGCTGATGCCGCTGCGGTTAACTCAACTCGCTGGAAGCTGTACAACGAACTCAAATTGACCGGATTGCCGGTAAAAACGGGTTCGGGAGGTCAAACTAAGTACAATCGACGTCGGTTTAGCCTACCTAAAACTCATTGGCTTGATGCCGCTTGCGTCGGGGATGTTCAAAGTATTTTTGTTGAGGATTATCAAATTTTATCGATTGTAGCCAAAGGCCATGGAACTCGTCAAATCTGTCGAACAGATAAGTTTGGTTTTCCGAAACGGTACTGTTCAAGAACCAAGATCCACAAAGGTTTCCAGACCGGAGATATTGTCAAAGCAGTTGTCACTAAAGGTAAGAAGATCGGAACTTACGTTGGGCGTGTTGCTACTCGTAAAACAGGTTCATTCAACATTTTAACTACCAACGGATTAATCCAAGGAATTAGTCACAAGTACTGTATACCCATTCACAAAAAGGACGGATATGCCTATCAAATTAATACCCTGTCCTCCCTTTCCTCCCACCGCTAA
- a CDS encoding enoyl-CoA hydratase/isomerase produces the protein MYYKTIKINYQPAVQRIQIYRPEANNSINDQLTQELLSALQAVEAEETVKVVIIEGLPEVFCTGMDFQAIANGEIIDTKISAHAYYNILKQMSQSSKVIVSLVRGKVQAGGVGFVAASDLVIADETTTFVLSELLFGLLPACVLPFLIRRVGFQKAYRLSLTTQPISASEAYNWSLVDEYGSNPDKLISQYIRRLRYLPSSGVKELKDYMNKLWIIQTETQNIAANKSASLLGDPTIQAKIKRFAKEGLYPWQS, from the coding sequence ATGTACTATAAAACCATAAAAATAAATTATCAACCTGCTGTACAAAGAATCCAGATTTATCGGCCAGAAGCTAACAATAGCATCAACGATCAGCTGACTCAAGAATTGTTATCAGCCCTGCAAGCTGTTGAAGCTGAAGAAACTGTTAAAGTAGTGATTATAGAAGGACTACCGGAGGTATTTTGTACAGGGATGGATTTTCAAGCTATAGCCAACGGCGAGATCATCGATACCAAAATCAGTGCTCACGCCTACTACAACATCCTCAAACAGATGTCTCAAAGTAGCAAGGTGATTGTGTCCCTTGTCCGTGGTAAAGTCCAAGCAGGGGGAGTGGGTTTTGTCGCCGCAAGTGATCTGGTTATTGCTGATGAAACTACTACCTTCGTGTTATCAGAACTACTATTTGGTTTATTACCTGCCTGTGTCTTACCATTTCTGATTCGTCGAGTGGGATTTCAAAAAGCCTACCGCTTATCCCTCACAACTCAACCAATTTCTGCCTCAGAAGCCTATAACTGGAGTTTAGTTGATGAATATGGCAGCAACCCTGATAAATTAATTAGTCAATATATTCGCCGTTTAAGATATTTACCCTCATCTGGGGTTAAGGAATTAAAAGACTATATGAATAAGTTATGGATTATTCAAACAGAAACTCAAAACATAGCTGCCAATAAATCTGCCAGTCTCTTGGGTGATCCGACGATTCAAGCAAAAATTAAACGATTTGCAAAAGAGGGGTTATATCCATGGCAAAGCTGA